In Lysinibacillus sp. FSL M8-0337, the following proteins share a genomic window:
- a CDS encoding HAMP domain-containing methyl-accepting chemotaxis protein, whose amino-acid sequence MTLRKKSIFGFSLLNLIMIVVLIIDLANLTALAWLSTILTIIGISITLSYIFYVKYKVIQPINQLSNAAKAIAVGNFDSDVITVQDNSEISELANAFLEMKEQLRTMTLTIANSSTDLSASIEELSASTNEITMAVEEVDHQMEKTSNGLKQAAQSANNSAVAMQETVDGIERISVATQDVFNHAKEANDIAGNGAEILHVAKNQMEFISSSTDKTSTLIQQLSNKMTDIKKMTEMITTITDQTNLLALNAAIEAARAGEHGKGFAVVAEEVRQLAEQSKHSAIQIVDLVVGIESDTKQVAVAVEEDLKNVQQGVYVIDEATKSFGNISQHVSQMTDQLEGISTTVNYLSNRANEVANLVSTIAGGMDQLSSYTEVVLQSMDEQTASMQAVNQVSQELTIQADDLQKITNQFHV is encoded by the coding sequence ATGACTTTACGAAAAAAAAGTATTTTTGGTTTTTCATTATTAAATTTAATAATGATTGTAGTGTTAATAATAGATCTTGCTAATTTAACAGCATTAGCATGGCTATCTACAATATTAACGATTATTGGTATCTCCATTACTTTATCCTATATCTTCTATGTTAAATATAAAGTGATTCAACCTATTAACCAATTATCTAATGCTGCGAAAGCAATTGCAGTAGGTAACTTTGACTCTGATGTCATTACTGTACAAGACAATAGTGAGATTTCAGAATTAGCAAATGCTTTTCTAGAGATGAAAGAGCAATTGCGTACGATGACACTTACAATTGCCAACAGTTCGACAGATTTATCTGCCAGTATCGAAGAATTGTCTGCCAGTACAAATGAAATTACAATGGCTGTTGAAGAAGTTGACCATCAAATGGAAAAAACGTCAAATGGCCTTAAACAAGCCGCACAATCGGCAAACAATAGTGCTGTTGCGATGCAGGAAACAGTGGATGGCATTGAGCGTATTTCGGTTGCCACACAGGATGTTTTCAACCACGCGAAAGAAGCGAATGATATCGCAGGAAATGGTGCAGAAATTTTGCATGTTGCGAAAAACCAGATGGAGTTTATTTCATCTTCAACAGATAAAACAAGTACCTTAATACAACAATTATCAAATAAAATGACGGATATTAAAAAAATGACAGAAATGATTACTACGATTACAGATCAAACGAATTTACTTGCTCTAAATGCTGCGATTGAAGCGGCACGGGCTGGAGAACATGGGAAAGGTTTTGCAGTCGTTGCAGAAGAAGTTCGTCAATTAGCAGAGCAATCCAAGCACTCTGCCATTCAAATTGTGGATCTTGTAGTAGGTATTGAAAGTGATACGAAACAAGTTGCTGTGGCTGTGGAAGAAGACTTAAAAAATGTTCAACAGGGGGTCTATGTCATTGATGAAGCAACAAAATCTTTTGGCAACATTTCGCAGCACGTTAGCCAAATGACTGATCAACTCGAAGGCATTTCGACAACTGTAAATTACTTGTCAAATCGTGCAAATGAGGTGGCTAATTTAGTATCAACAATTGCAGGAGGCATGGATCAATTGTCCAGCTATACAGAAGTTGTGCTACAATCAATGGATGAACAAACGGCTTCCATGCAAGCAGTCAATCAAGTTTCGCAGGAATTAACGATACAGGCTGATGATTTACAAAAGATTACAAATCAATTTCATGTATAA
- the aspA gene encoding aspartate ammonia-lyase — protein sequence MSTQRIEKDFLGERVLPADAYYGIQTLRATENFPITGYKIHPALIKAMGIVKKAAALGNMEVHLLSKEIGEAIVEAAQEVIDGKWDAEFLVDPIQGGAGTSINMNANEVIANRALEILGKAKGDYQTVSPNSHVNMSQSTNDAFPTAIHIAVLNLIDDLLVTMENMQAVFHQKAEQFAHVIKMGRTHLQDAVPIRLGQEFEAYCRVINRDIVRIRQTRPNLYDVNMGATAVGTGLNAFPDYIKSVDQHLAEISGLPLKGATHLVDATQNTDAYTEVSGALKICMINMSKIANDLRLMASGPRAGLGEIILPARQPGSSIMPGKVNPVMPEVLNQVAFQVIGNDHTISLASEAGQLELNVMEPVLVFNLIQSISIMNNVFRAFTENCLKDIEANEERMKEYVEKSVGVLTAVNPHIGYEVAARLAREAILTGRSIRELCIEAGVLTKEQLDLILDPYEMTHPGIAGSSMMKLK from the coding sequence ATGTCCACACAACGTATAGAAAAAGATTTTTTAGGTGAAAGAGTATTACCAGCAGATGCTTATTACGGGATTCAAACGCTTCGTGCAACAGAAAACTTCCCAATTACAGGCTATAAAATTCACCCAGCCCTAATTAAAGCAATGGGTATTGTAAAAAAAGCAGCAGCATTAGGTAATATGGAAGTACACCTATTATCAAAAGAAATTGGAGAGGCTATTGTCGAGGCTGCACAAGAAGTCATCGATGGTAAATGGGATGCTGAATTTCTAGTAGACCCAATCCAAGGTGGTGCAGGCACTTCTATTAATATGAATGCGAATGAAGTTATTGCGAACCGTGCTCTTGAAATTTTGGGTAAAGCAAAAGGGGACTATCAGACGGTTAGTCCGAACAGTCATGTTAATATGTCACAATCAACAAACGATGCCTTCCCTACAGCGATTCATATTGCTGTATTAAATTTAATCGATGACCTTCTGGTGACAATGGAAAATATGCAAGCCGTATTCCATCAAAAAGCAGAGCAATTTGCACATGTTATTAAAATGGGACGTACGCACTTACAAGATGCTGTACCAATTCGCTTAGGACAAGAGTTTGAAGCTTATTGTCGTGTAATTAACCGTGATATTGTTCGTATCCGTCAAACACGTCCAAACTTATATGATGTCAATATGGGGGCAACAGCTGTCGGTACTGGGCTAAACGCTTTCCCAGACTATATTAAATCTGTAGACCAACATCTAGCTGAAATTTCTGGCTTACCATTAAAAGGTGCTACACATTTAGTCGACGCTACGCAAAATACGGACGCTTATACGGAAGTGTCAGGGGCATTAAAAATTTGTATGATTAATATGTCTAAAATTGCGAATGACCTTCGTTTAATGGCATCTGGTCCTCGTGCCGGTTTAGGAGAAATTATTTTACCCGCACGTCAACCTGGTTCATCTATTATGCCTGGTAAAGTAAATCCAGTAATGCCAGAAGTGCTAAACCAAGTTGCATTCCAAGTAATTGGGAATGACCATACCATTTCTTTAGCATCTGAAGCGGGTCAATTAGAATTAAACGTAATGGAACCAGTGCTTGTTTTCAACTTAATTCAATCAATTAGCATAATGAATAACGTTTTCCGTGCATTTACAGAAAACTGTTTAAAAGATATCGAAGCAAATGAAGAACGTATGAAGGAATATGTAGAGAAAAGTGTGGGTGTTTTAACAGCAGTCAATCCACATATCGGTTATGAAGTAGCTGCTCGTCTTGCACGTGAAGCCATTCTTACAGGTCGTTCAATTCGTGAACTTTGTATTGAAGCAGGTGTCTTAACGAAAGAGCAATTGGATTTAATTTTAGATCCATATGAAATGACACATCCAGGTATCGCTGGTTCTAGTATGATGAAATTAAAATAA
- a CDS encoding NAD(P)-dependent oxidoreductase, with amino-acid sequence MKIGVIGATGKAGQKIVEEALQRGHNVTAIVRSASKVKENITVMEKDVLDLTQEDVKGFDVVVNAFGAPLGQEALHVAVGRHLIAIFNGIATKLFVVGGAGSLFVDPEKTIRVMETPDFPEMFLATAKNQGENLQDLQASSISWTFLSPSALFDPEGPRSGSYTTGIDHLLVNAKGESYVSYSDYAIAVLDEIENPHYLNRRFTVSSTK; translated from the coding sequence ATGAAAATAGGCGTTATTGGAGCAACAGGAAAAGCAGGGCAAAAAATAGTGGAGGAAGCATTACAACGTGGTCATAACGTTACAGCCATTGTTCGTTCAGCTTCTAAAGTAAAAGAGAACATTACAGTGATGGAGAAAGATGTATTGGATTTAACACAAGAAGATGTAAAGGGTTTTGATGTTGTTGTGAATGCGTTTGGTGCACCACTTGGACAAGAAGCATTACATGTTGCTGTAGGTCGTCATTTAATTGCTATCTTTAACGGCATTGCCACAAAACTATTCGTAGTGGGTGGAGCAGGCAGCCTTTTTGTAGACCCAGAAAAAACGATTCGTGTTATGGAGACGCCCGATTTTCCGGAAATGTTTTTGGCAACTGCAAAAAATCAAGGTGAAAACCTTCAAGACTTACAAGCATCAAGTATTTCGTGGACATTTTTAAGTCCTTCTGCCCTATTTGATCCAGAAGGGCCACGTTCAGGTAGCTATACAACTGGAATAGATCATTTGTTAGTGAATGCTAAAGGTGAAAGCTATGTCAGCTATAGTGATTATGCGATTGCAGTATTAGATGAAATAGAAAATCCACACTATTTAAATAGACGTTTTACCGTTTCCTCAACTAAATAA
- a CDS encoding Rrf2 family transcriptional regulator, giving the protein MVNSRFSVAIHILSLIATTSDKSQLTSDYIAGSVNTNPVVVRRMIGKLKKAGLLTSQSGLAGYGLVIEPKDLSLLSIYRAIDGPEQLFTIHDEPNPACAVGRKIQHTLETVYLDVWHAMEKQLQAQTLQDVLDQLR; this is encoded by the coding sequence ATGGTCAATAGTCGATTTTCAGTCGCTATCCATATACTTTCGCTCATTGCTACAACATCTGATAAAAGTCAGCTTACATCTGATTATATTGCAGGTAGTGTCAATACGAATCCCGTAGTCGTACGACGGATGATTGGGAAATTGAAAAAAGCAGGCTTGTTAACTTCTCAGTCAGGACTTGCCGGTTATGGACTTGTTATTGAACCAAAGGATTTGTCATTGTTGAGCATTTACCGTGCGATTGATGGTCCAGAGCAACTATTTACAATACATGATGAACCGAATCCTGCATGTGCTGTCGGCCGAAAAATACAGCATACGTTGGAAACCGTTTATCTAGATGTATGGCATGCAATGGAAAAACAGTTACAAGCACAAACATTGCAAGATGTGCTAGATCAACTTCGTTAA
- a CDS encoding thymidylate synthase: MTHPETAYLNLLQHILENGIKKEDRTGTGTYSIFGHQMRFDLSQGFPLLTTKRVPFKLVASELLWFIKGDTNIRYLLQHNNHIWDEWAFKKWIESDEYNGPDMTDFGRRCLTDEAFNVVYQAELASFCDRILIDDDFARKYGDLGNVYGKQWRNWTTSNGESLDQLQDVIHQIKHNPDSRRIIVNAWNPEDVINAGAKGSKAALPPCHVMFQFYVAEGKLSCQLMQRSLDTLLGCPFNIASYALLTHLIAHECGLEVGEFIHSIGDAHIYANHVEQVKEQLSREPRELPTLKINPNKTSIFDIELEDLSIEGYNPHPAIKAPIAV, encoded by the coding sequence TTGACGCATCCAGAGACTGCGTATTTAAATTTACTACAACATATTTTAGAAAATGGAATTAAAAAAGAGGACCGTACGGGGACAGGTACGTATAGCATCTTTGGCCATCAAATGCGTTTTGACTTAAGTCAAGGCTTTCCACTTTTAACGACTAAACGCGTACCATTCAAACTTGTGGCTAGCGAGCTTCTTTGGTTTATTAAAGGAGATACAAATATTCGCTACTTACTACAGCATAATAACCATATATGGGATGAGTGGGCGTTTAAAAAATGGATTGAATCCGATGAATATAATGGACCTGATATGACGGATTTCGGTCGTCGATGCTTAACGGACGAAGCGTTTAATGTTGTTTACCAAGCTGAGCTCGCATCATTTTGCGACCGTATTTTAATAGATGATGATTTTGCAAGAAAGTACGGCGATCTTGGGAATGTCTATGGCAAGCAATGGCGCAATTGGACAACGTCAAACGGGGAAAGTCTTGATCAATTACAAGATGTTATTCACCAAATTAAGCATAATCCAGACTCACGTCGTATTATTGTCAATGCATGGAACCCTGAAGATGTTATTAATGCAGGTGCAAAAGGAAGCAAAGCGGCTTTACCACCTTGCCATGTTATGTTTCAATTTTATGTGGCAGAGGGCAAATTAAGCTGCCAATTAATGCAACGTAGTCTAGATACATTGCTCGGCTGTCCTTTCAATATTGCCTCTTATGCATTATTAACACATTTAATTGCCCATGAATGTGGGCTTGAAGTCGGCGAATTTATTCATAGTATTGGCGATGCACACATTTATGCAAATCATGTGGAGCAAGTGAAAGAACAGCTTTCACGTGAGCCACGGGAACTACCAACCTTGAAAATAAATCCGAATAAAACGTCGATTTTTGATATAGAACTTGAGGATTTATCCATCGAGGGCTATAATCCACATCCAGCAATTAAAGCACCGATTGCGGTTTAG
- a CDS encoding ATP-binding protein: MSKLTFSIFLTYLLLGIYVLGVAIRGPYISILVDTSNTLPVIIHPYYSEWAQQKKIEQGDIILSINQKPAKGFGSSQTDTYITTAKELTLLKPDGTVQTIQIKHRDLPEELYLHIVFPMFYFILCLSVAIYLWQRNNHTVITKLLMLFLLTCSLAYTSVGASSRGNIIGMIVNGICLVLCLVLIIHFLQQYYRFLHIKWKYIDVKWLYFLPFVILCCYIIEMLIPQFRVITPIVTLSLFAVLVLYAIYILLTSYLQTRLAKIRLIAISCIVPFLPFLLLFVVPEILGYNAIIRPEISVLFILFIPFSFIFIQVNERLFDIEYQLSRFRYYSSLAFFSSFILSSLLAILFLDQLSIELMIVVFLIIFIGFIASFYVKEQLDFKHRKIIFSSSGDYVHNLYAAVKRISKAKSQQELLSSLKYEITEKLGTTAFTLETIMEDVPFSRGEIQVESQLTQLLIHDTVDEKILIRIRHTLQKEELLWLELLALYVSMFIDNLKLIEDLVRDIQHMKDTHNTQLPWLDKLLWNIIEKEKSILAQELHDTILQEQLHLARELDVIASSPIIEEKKVLDIREQLLNASKDLREYCENLSPPLLDTFGLEMALKKLVQKVKIRANFLLNTRIDRVQFQDPTLHLVVYRLVQELLNNAIKHADASKVSLKLLAINHGFVLQYDDNGIGCNIEDLMQSSASMGINGIRERVRAFNGDMTITSKPNDGMHIYIQIQEECEEPYK, encoded by the coding sequence ATGAGCAAATTAACTTTTAGTATTTTTTTAACATATTTACTTCTTGGCATTTATGTATTGGGTGTTGCCATTCGTGGTCCTTATATTAGTATTTTAGTTGATACGTCCAATACACTACCTGTTATTATTCATCCTTATTATTCAGAATGGGCTCAACAAAAAAAGATTGAGCAAGGTGATATTATCCTTTCCATCAATCAAAAGCCCGCTAAAGGTTTTGGCTCTTCTCAAACAGATACTTATATTACAACCGCGAAAGAGCTAACACTTCTAAAACCTGATGGTACTGTTCAAACAATCCAAATTAAACATCGGGATTTACCTGAAGAGTTATATTTACATATTGTTTTTCCGATGTTTTATTTCATCCTTTGTTTAAGCGTTGCCATCTATTTATGGCAGCGAAATAACCATACTGTAATTACGAAATTACTAATGCTATTTTTATTAACCTGCTCTTTAGCTTATACAAGTGTAGGTGCATCAAGTAGAGGAAATATCATTGGCATGATTGTAAACGGAATTTGTTTAGTTTTGTGCTTAGTCCTTATCATTCATTTCCTACAACAATATTATCGTTTTTTACACATAAAATGGAAGTATATAGATGTAAAGTGGCTCTATTTTCTTCCGTTTGTTATTCTATGCTGCTATATCATTGAAATGCTCATTCCACAATTTAGGGTTATTACCCCTATCGTAACGCTCAGTCTATTTGCAGTACTGGTACTTTATGCAATCTATATATTATTAACGAGCTATCTACAAACCCGATTAGCTAAAATACGCTTAATCGCTATTTCTTGTATCGTGCCATTTTTGCCATTTCTATTGTTGTTTGTTGTACCTGAAATTTTAGGGTATAACGCGATAATACGACCTGAAATTAGTGTTTTATTTATTTTGTTTATACCTTTTTCCTTTATTTTTATTCAAGTGAACGAACGCTTATTTGATATTGAATACCAATTATCTCGTTTTCGCTATTATTCATCACTCGCTTTTTTCAGTTCATTCATTTTATCGTCTTTATTAGCAATCTTGTTTTTGGACCAACTTTCAATAGAATTGATGATTGTTGTCTTTCTCATTATTTTTATTGGTTTTATAGCCAGTTTTTATGTAAAAGAACAACTTGACTTTAAACATCGAAAAATTATATTTTCATCATCTGGTGATTATGTCCATAATTTATATGCAGCAGTTAAACGGATTAGTAAAGCTAAAAGCCAACAGGAATTACTTTCAAGTCTCAAATATGAAATTACCGAAAAACTCGGGACAACTGCATTTACGCTTGAAACAATCATGGAAGATGTCCCATTTTCTCGCGGTGAAATTCAAGTAGAGAGCCAACTGACACAACTTCTGATCCATGATACAGTAGATGAAAAGATTCTTATACGAATTAGACACACTTTACAAAAAGAAGAACTTCTATGGTTGGAGTTACTAGCATTATACGTCTCTATGTTTATTGATAATTTAAAACTAATTGAAGATTTAGTAAGAGATATTCAGCATATGAAAGATACGCATAACACTCAACTTCCTTGGCTTGATAAATTATTATGGAATATTATTGAGAAAGAAAAGAGTATTTTAGCACAGGAATTACATGACACTATTTTACAGGAGCAATTACATTTAGCGAGAGAATTAGATGTTATTGCTAGCTCTCCTATTATTGAAGAAAAAAAAGTATTAGATATTCGGGAACAACTGTTAAATGCCTCCAAAGATTTACGGGAGTATTGCGAAAATCTGAGCCCGCCTTTACTTGATACTTTTGGTTTAGAAATGGCATTAAAAAAACTCGTACAAAAAGTGAAAATACGTGCAAACTTTCTATTAAATACACGAATTGATCGAGTTCAGTTCCAAGATCCAACTTTACATTTAGTTGTCTATCGCCTAGTTCAAGAACTGTTAAATAACGCTATTAAACATGCCGATGCATCTAAAGTTTCACTTAAACTACTTGCAATAAACCACGGTTTTGTTCTCCAATACGACGATAATGGTATCGGCTGTAATATTGAAGATTTAATGCAATCCTCCGCTTCTATGGGCATTAATGGCATTCGAGAACGTGTTCGGGCCTTTAACGGAGATATGACCATTACCTCCAAACCAAATGATGGCATGCATATTTATATTCAAATTCAAGAGGAATGTGAGGAACCATACAAATGA
- a CDS encoding response regulator transcription factor, which translates to MIEILIVDDHPVVLDGTKTLLQDLENVHIETEQESANVLARMESHPFQLYLIDINMKPLNGIQLAEMIKKQQPEALIILYTGYELSDYYELLVEKKVDGLLSKLATKEQVIQTIQATLRGEILLSADFLDFVQQHSNRSNAKQEVLLSHKEQEILQLVAQGCTNKAIASAIGVTQRTVENYLSKLFVRLHVESRAEAVIVAKEKAWID; encoded by the coding sequence ATGATTGAAATATTGATTGTAGATGATCATCCTGTCGTTTTAGACGGAACAAAAACATTATTACAAGATCTAGAAAATGTCCATATTGAAACAGAACAAGAAAGCGCCAATGTACTGGCTAGAATGGAATCACACCCCTTTCAGCTCTATTTAATTGATATTAATATGAAACCTTTAAACGGCATTCAACTGGCTGAAATGATTAAGAAACAACAACCTGAAGCGCTAATTATTCTTTATACAGGCTATGAGTTATCCGATTATTACGAGCTTCTTGTAGAAAAAAAAGTAGATGGACTTTTATCGAAGCTCGCTACAAAAGAACAGGTAATTCAAACAATCCAAGCCACTTTGCGGGGGGAAATTTTATTATCAGCAGATTTTTTAGACTTTGTCCAACAGCACTCGAATCGTTCCAATGCTAAGCAGGAAGTATTACTAAGTCATAAAGAACAGGAAATTTTACAACTGGTCGCACAAGGATGTACCAATAAAGCTATTGCCTCTGCAATAGGCGTTACCCAGCGTACAGTGGAAAATTATTTATCCAAACTCTTTGTCAGATTACATGTGGAATCACGTGCAGAAGCAGTGATTGTTGCCAAAGAAAAAGCATGGATCGACTAA
- a CDS encoding cold-shock protein produces MTQGTVKWFNAEKGFGFIEVEGGNDVFVHFSAIQSEGFKTLEEGQKVEFGVEEGNRGPQATNVVKL; encoded by the coding sequence ATGACTCAAGGTACAGTAAAATGGTTTAACGCAGAAAAAGGTTTTGGCTTCATCGAAGTAGAAGGTGGAAACGATGTATTCGTACACTTCTCTGCTATCCAATCTGAAGGTTTCAAAACACTTGAAGAAGGACAAAAAGTAGAATTCGGCGTTGAAGAAGGTAACCGTGGCCCTCAAGCTACAAACGTTGTAAAACTTTAA
- the ccsB gene encoding c-type cytochrome biogenesis protein CcsB, producing the protein MSTENLISLSGTSLFFAFILLLIAILPFGLAVKSARRSFRRLGLILTYSAFILQLVYFILRWIAVDHAPVSNMYEFMTFFGIMLTASFLIIHYLYKQIVVGLFVIPVVLIILGYGSVFTNEMRPLVPSLQSNWLTIHVMTVAFSSAILSISFATGIIYLLKSLNVHKRTRSTVALEFVMYCLIVVIGFSAAATVFSVTTEEVHIQFENAQDVKEKAVYTMTPLIVNKGAVTESGETIGWLKITPSIDAKKLNSIVWAFIVGTILYGAIRLFFRKPLIVLLKPLTSLVQSALMDEISYRAVVIGFPLFALGGLLFAMIWAQIAWGRYWGWDPKEVWALITFLFYAAFLHLRLSKGWEGEKTAWLSIVGFGIIVFNQVFVNLVIAGLHSYA; encoded by the coding sequence TTGAGTACTGAAAATTTAATAAGCTTGAGTGGGACTTCGTTATTTTTTGCTTTTATCTTGCTGTTAATTGCGATTTTACCGTTTGGATTAGCAGTAAAATCTGCACGGCGTTCGTTTAGGAGACTGGGTCTTATACTTACATATTCTGCTTTCATCTTGCAATTAGTGTATTTTATTTTAAGATGGATTGCAGTCGATCATGCACCTGTTAGTAATATGTATGAGTTTATGACGTTTTTTGGCATTATGCTAACAGCTAGCTTTCTAATTATTCATTACTTATATAAACAAATTGTCGTAGGGTTATTTGTAATTCCAGTGGTCCTAATTATTTTGGGCTATGGAAGTGTTTTTACAAATGAAATGAGACCCCTTGTACCTTCGTTGCAAAGTAACTGGTTAACAATTCATGTTATGACAGTAGCATTTTCAAGTGCTATTTTATCGATATCATTTGCAACAGGTATTATCTATTTACTGAAATCTTTGAATGTTCATAAAAGGACGAGGAGTACCGTTGCGTTAGAGTTCGTTATGTACTGTTTGATTGTGGTAATTGGATTTAGTGCTGCAGCAACGGTATTTAGTGTAACGACGGAAGAAGTACACATTCAATTTGAAAATGCTCAAGATGTGAAGGAAAAGGCAGTCTATACGATGACACCACTGATTGTTAATAAAGGAGCGGTCACAGAAAGTGGAGAGACAATCGGCTGGTTGAAGATTACGCCATCAATCGATGCCAAAAAGTTAAATTCCATCGTATGGGCATTTATTGTAGGAACCATCTTGTATGGTGCCATCCGACTGTTCTTTAGAAAGCCACTCATCGTGCTATTAAAACCATTAACAAGCCTTGTACAATCAGCTTTAATGGACGAAATTTCATATCGGGCGGTAGTGATTGGCTTCCCATTGTTTGCCTTAGGCGGTTTATTATTTGCTATGATTTGGGCACAAATTGCATGGGGAAGGTATTGGGGGTGGGACCCAAAAGAAGTCTGGGCGCTCATTACGTTTTTATTTTATGCAGCTTTTCTACATCTTCGTCTGTCAAAGGGATGGGAAGGGGAGAAAACAGCCTGGCTATCTATTGTTGGCTTTGGCATCATTGTCTTTAATCAAGTTTTCGTCAATTTAGTCATTGCTGGTCTACATTCATACGCATAA